A region of the Strix aluco isolate bStrAlu1 chromosome 9, bStrAlu1.hap1, whole genome shotgun sequence genome:
AATCCTCGGCCACGGCGGGGCCGGGGTGTCCCGCCAAcggtgtcccgtccccccccgccccgggcccgccctCGCACTCACCACCAGGGGTCCCTCAGCAGCCGAGGCCGCTCATGGCGCCGATGCGGTCCAGCTTGAGGCCGAAGCAGCCCTTGCCCAGGCTCTTCTTATGGAGGCCCTTGTGGCGGCGGCCCGGCGGGTCCTGCAGCAGCCGCGCccagcccgcccgcggccgcGCCTCGCCCCGCGTCTCCCGCGCCTCCCGCGGCAccgacccgccgccgccgccgccgccgcgctccttGTCCCGCTCCTTCTCCCGTTCCGCCGCCGCTTCGGGCGGACCCGCCGCCGCTGCCGAGCCGCGGGAGGCCtggggggggagatggggggagaAGGTCAgagcgccgccgccccccagcggccccccccgccgccgccccccgctcaggacccccccccacccgcaTCAGGGTAAGGGACCCGCAGCGGGGTCGGTGTatccccgcgcccccccgcgatGCACACCCGGGGTTGGGGTCTGTGCGCACCCCCTCCCTCAGCAGTGCAGCCCATCACCCCGCGACTGTGCCCGGGGcatcctcccccctccccagatcCATGCTCCCTGCCCTGGGGTCAGAGCATCCCCCTACCCCGCACCACAGCGGTGCCTTCCAGTCCCACCAGCACTGTCCTAGTCACTGcgtgctcccccctcctccccagctgggGTCACTGCATCCCCCTCAAAAAAGGGCTGGTGGtgctgcacaccccccccccccaataatcTGAAGGGGCCCGAAAACTGTCATGGGATGCAGTGACCTCAATGAGGTCGATCATGGTGTCCCCCTGCCAGCTTTTGGGCCCCTTCAGATTTTGGGGGGGTATTTCTGCCCCCCAGCCCACCTCCGGGGGAGTGACACTACTCTGAGCAGCCCTCCCTGTACCCCTGCCTTCCAGAGtgtccccagcagtggtggggagaTCAGGGCTCCccttccccactgccccctccccTAATTAATGCTCTCTGGGTCCCCCCACTCCTGCAGTTCTGACCCCCCTTCTGCACCCCCTTTcttaccgccccccccccccatctcccaggCCCCCCATCTCTCTCCCTGCTCGGGACTGCTGCCCACCAAAGCCCTGGGGTTGCTCACCCCCATTCATCTCCCTGACCCCCCCCTCCCTTATCACCCCTTTCTCTGCAGCCTGCACCCCAGTTTCTTACAGGGACactgccagccctgtcccaccacTGTCCTGGGGCACCCCTCAGTCCATGTCCCCGTCTCTGTGCCCAGCCCTCGGGGCAGTGCCACCCAGTGTCGGTGGCCACCGGGCCATTCCTCCTCCTCAGCACTGCAGGACACCCAGCTCCCTGGGACACCCCGATTTGGGGTACCCCTTCCCCGGGGGACGCCCCGGGTGCCCCTGCCTGGCCTGTATGGGCAGGGCTGCCTGGAGGACTCTGCCCTCGCACCCTGCCTGTCATGCACCTGCTGCCCGTCCCGCTCCGGGTCTGCCCCCCTTCCCCAGTGCCCGGCACAGAGCGGGGTCCAGGGGTGACACCAGGGAGCAGACTGCCGCCCTCCCCGGCCCCACTCCCGCAGGGTACGGGGCACACAGCGTCCCCCTCCAGCCCCTGGTTTGGGGCTGACGTCCCCAGGACACGCACTCTTtgggacaggctggagaagcagGGGGTCCCCTAGCACTCGAAAAGCCCACAGGGAAGGAGGACCCTACTTTGCACTGACTCCGCTGCCCCAGAGTCACCCCAAGTCTCCCCCCTGTGCCATGAGGACCCTCAGCGGGacggggagaggagggagagccgGGGGGCAGCTCCAGCCGTACCTTCTGTGGGAGCTGAGACGCCGGCTTCGCCTCCAGCCTGACGGAGAGCAGAGCGAGTAAAAGTCCACCAGCCAGCAAGGGTGAGATCTGCATCCTGGGAGGCCGAGAGAGAtgggggccgggggggcagcggggagccaAGGGGAGCCCCGGGGAGAGGCCGGGACCGACGGGAGTCAAAGTTCAGAGCAGAGCCCTGAGGTCCCTCCTGCCGCCTGCGAAGTGCCGAGCTAGTGAACTTGGGCTTTCTGCTTCATTCATTTTATAACCCAACCTGCTCGGTGATGTCATCTAAACCCAGGTCCAACCCGGCCTCCCACTCCACAATAGCAGGaatttaaagggggggggggtgtccctctCCCCTGGCAGGAACAAATGACACATCAGCCCAAGGCAACCGGCTCCGGGACTTGAGAGCAGAAAGGGTAATCGGGGGGCATTTGGCTTCATGCCCCCCCCTCAAGCACCCCGGACCCCTCTGCAAGCTGTCTGCCCTCCCCTTGCCCACAGCTCCTCCACTCCTCCCCACTTCCCCAGTGACCCCCCCCGTGAAAGAACACGGGCCAGCCTGGGGTGGCTGtagcaggctggggggggggtcccagcaaGGGGTGAAGCCCAAAAGACAGGAACGAATGCAAAAGGCACTTTTTTTCGCATCCAGAATTAAATCAGAACCTGTTCATTCCCCAACTTCTCTCCCAGGTCCCTTCTTGGCAGGAGGGGGGACACTGCTCTCCCTGgcagggacactggggacacaGGGGATGTGGGGGGCAGTGGCACTGCTTCAGGGCACCTAGGTGGATCCCTCAGCTGTGAGGGGGTGACCTGCTGCCTCTGGTCTcctgggaggggggggctggATGGTGTCCTTGGCTCTGGAGATGGGGCTTTTCACACCCTGGGGATGTCTTCTGCAGGGCACAGTCAGTGTCACAGGGTCCCTGCTGGGGAAAGAACCCCAGGGGCTGACCCACTGCAGGTCTGTGCAGCCTGGCCTCCTCTGACCTGCTCCCAGAGCTGGAGGGTGCAGGAGGGGGATGTGATCTCAGGATTAACCCCAGCGACTTGCAGGGGCTCTGGGGACAGTGggggctcccccctgccctcacCATTCCTCTTCAGCAGCTGGGAGGGCAGgatttgtgctgctgctggtgtgcCTGGCACCAGGCAGCTCTGGGGCTCTGGTTGGTTTTTGTGGATGGAGGTGGGCACCATCCCTGTCACCCCAGCTTGGGGGGATGCTCTTACTGGGATCAGAAGGGAGACAAGACACCCCCCCTTTGCAGAAGTATGCAGGGCTGCATTGCACCAGGCTGGATTTGCACCCCAAATCCCTTTCCTGGGACCAGGGAAAtgctctctgctcttcccccttCGTCCCCAGGGTCAGCTCCAGGCTGgtcccttcctcctgctccttctcttgGTCTttctgggctctgctgctccccaaacccctgcagagctgctgctgccgggggGCCATGGCTCTTTGGGGGTCCGTGGTTTCCCTGCTCGGGAGCAGGGAGATGTTTCCTCCTCCACAGCCCAGGCTACTGGGCACGGGACACTTCAAAGGAGAGATTGGCTTTTCAGCTCCATGTGAACAGGAGCTGGAAGGAGAAGGTCTCGGTGGTTTTTCCATTGTGCCTGCCAGGTGGAGACAACTTGGACTTTTTGGAGTGTAAAGTTGTGCTTGGGCATTTGTCTGCGTGCAGGCAGTGCGAGGCGATGGAGTCGGGATTAGAGCTGACCCCGGGTGCCagggagctgtgggtgcaggcCAGAAGCAGAGAGAGGCCCCTTCTCGGGGTTCAGCTCTCATCCCACCCAAAGCATAGCTGAGATGTGACACCCCACGCTGGAGTGCAAGGAGGGGGGCTATGCAGCACTACCCCTCTCAGCAGGCATTGTGCAGGGGAaaggggagcagcaggcagctgagCCCTGGGTCTCTGCAACCTGGGGGTGTCGGGGTGCCTGAGGTCACCAGCAGCACGACAGTGACACAGGGTCCTGCCATcactgtcctggctgtgctggctcctGCCCTGATGCtgcgggcagccctgccccacaACTTCTCCCTGGAGGACCCgggatggggaaggagatggGGCAGGCGGCTGAGGGAAATGTCACGGTGTGGGGAGGAAGGGCTGCCTTGCTTGCCACCAGCCCCCTGCACGCTGCGGGACGTGGGGTTGGGAGCCGTATTGGAgcttctccaccagcccctcACCACGGAGTATTAGAGCATTGCCACAAATGCCACAACGTGGTCAGGTCTCAGCCAGCGCCTGCCTGCAGGAGGCTCATCCCGAGCCCTCGGCTTTCAACCAGAGTGGTTTTCATTAGTGTGTTTTCTTTGTCACACTGTGCAGAGCCTCGGgtttgggggggggctgtgctTTATAAATCCAATTAGTCTTGTTATTCAAATTACTCTGCCTTTTCTGCTGAAAGTTGCTGGAGTCAGAGCCCAGCGAACACAAAGCCTTTCCCTTAACTCAAACCAGATCGGATCCACCCGGGTGGCAAAAACTCAGAGGGGGGGGAGAAGAGGTGGGCAGGAAGGGGTTAAGAGCACAAAACCCTTTTGCTTCATGGGATGGGGGCCTGAAAGCTTTTAACCCTTAAAGGGATGTGCCTGCATTAGCCCACGGTCCTGCAGGATGCTCGCCCAGGCTCAGAACTGACAGACTTGGGGCACATGTGGAAGCTTAGAGCGTGAGGTGGAGAGGGCTACGCTCACTGGGGGCTTTCCCCGAGAGCTGGAGAGCAAAGGGGATCCTGCACAGCGGGACAAGGAGGGATGGAGACCCACGGGGAGGGCTGGAGGGGGTGACACCCCTCCCCATTGCACCCAGGAGCCCCAAGAGAGCTGGGGGGAGGGAGGAGCTCCAGGGCTGGTCTGGCCCTAAGGAATGCCAGCGTTGAACCAGGGGTTATGGGGAGACGGGCTGCGGTGCGTTTGGTGAGGGGGTGGCTCAGGGTGACCTAAGAAAGGCGTGAAAATCCATATTTGACTGCTCTTCATGTCACATAATGTCCCTTACACCCTTTCCCGGGTGACAGCAGACTAACAGCTGTTCAGAGGTGTCTGTATAGTGGCAGTGgtgctggctctgcccagcctggatttgagCCTCTCACCCCTTTGGGTGCTGCTGGGCATCACCCAACACCAGGACATATCCTGTTCTCCAGAAAGCCCCGCTCCCGGAGTGGGGTGGGAAGCTGCTTGTGCTGGAAACTGCCCAAAGGCGGAGAACATTGCTGCTGTAGGGCTGAAAATGGGGAGACACTGCAGAGGCTTACCAAAGTGGGGGTGAAAAGGGGGACTGTTGGTGTGtagggagcagggaagggagcagaaCGGGTGTGTGTGCGAGAGGACACACGGGTCCCCGCGCCTGAGGATGGAGAGGGATTCATCAAAGTGTGACCAGTGCCAGCATGATTTGGAGGGTGGGAGGAGACGGGTCATGGGGGTACGTGTGACAGCAGCACTGGGTGTTTCGACCCCATCACAAGGAAGGGGTGAGCAATGCCTGCGGGTGAGGCTGGATCctgccaggcagtgctggggtcCCGGCTCTCTCGGCTGAAGTCAGGAGCCAGGTTCTGGGCACTTTCCAGAGGATGACCCCGAGAAGGTTTACAGGACAGAAATGTGGACTCTAGCCTGAAGAAAGCTGTGCCACCTCAGCAGTGAACAGCCAGCTATCTATCCCCTTTTTCTTCCACTCACTCTTTATTAGGGAGCATGTTTCTATATTGATTTGGGGAAATTGTTGCCCAGATTTATGTCTCTTCTGCTGCCATGGGCCAGGGAGCATTTCCCGACGGAGCGGTGGATAACTATAGCGTGAGGAtttccagctgatgctgcgtgagGGCCAGTTGTCCCTTTGCAAAAAGAGGCTGTGTGCATGTGATGGAGATGCTGGAGTGGCCAATGTTTTCCCACAACCAGTGGCCAACCCAAGGAGCTGTTGGTTAAGCACCATCCCAAAGTCCCTCAGTAGCTTTGGAACAAGCCTCAAAAAGTGGTTGCTCTCTGCTAGTCCTGCCCGTGTTGCTCGGTACTTGCCCGGGGCAGGGCcaggggagaggagcaggtaCAAGGACAGACCAGGTACAAGGATGGAGGAGCTACTTCCCCTCCAGCACAGTCACC
Encoded here:
- the NPPC gene encoding C-type natriuretic peptide, producing MQISPLLAGGLLLALLSVRLEAKPASQLPQKASRGSAAAAGPPEAAAEREKERDKERGGGGGGGSVPREARETRGEARPRAGWARLLQDPPGRRHKGLHKKSLGKGCFGLKLDRIGAMSGLGC